Proteins found in one Muntiacus reevesi chromosome 2, mMunRee1.1, whole genome shotgun sequence genomic segment:
- the TSPAN14 gene encoding tetraspanin-14: protein MHYYRYSNAEVSCWYKYLLFSYNIVFWLAGVVFLGVGLWAWSEKGVLSDLTKVTRMHGIDPVVLVLMVGVVMFTLGFAGCVGALRENICLLNFFCSTIVLIFFLELAVAVLAFLFQDWVRDRFREFFESNIRSYRDDIDLQNLIDSLQKANQCCGAYGPEDWDLNVYFNCSGASYSREKCGVPFSCCVPDPAQKVVNTQCGYDVRTQLKSKWDESIFTKGCIQALESWLPRNIYIVAGVFIAISLLQIFGIFLARTLISDIEAVKAGHHF, encoded by the exons TTGGCTGGCGTTGTCTTCCTCGGAGTTGGACTATGGGCGTGGAGCGAGAAG GGGGTGCTCTCCGACCTCACCAAAGTGACCCGGATGCATGGAATTGACCCAGTGGTGCTGGTGCTGATGGTGGGCGTGGTGATGTTCACCCTGGGCTTCGCTGGCTGTGTGGGGGCCCTGCGGGAGAACATCTGCCTGCTCAACTTT TTCTGCAGCACCATCGTCCTCATCTTTTTCCTGGAGCTGGCCGTGGCCGTGCTGGCCTTCCTGTTCCAGGACTGGGTGAGGGACCGGTTCCGGGAGTTCTTCGAGAGCAACATCAGATCCTACCGGGACGACATTGACCTGCAGAACCTCATCGACTCCCTTCAGAAAGCC AACCAGTGTTGTGGGGCATATGGCCCTGAAGACTGGGACCTCAATGTCTACTTCAACTGCAGTGGCGCCAGCTATAGCCGCGAGAAATGTGGGGTGCCCTTCTCCTGTTGCGTGCCTGACCCCGCA CAAAAAGTTGTGAACACACAGTGTGGCTATGACGTCAGGACTCAG CTGAAGAGCAAATGGGATGAGTCCATCTTCACGAAAGGCTGCATCCAGGCCCTGGAGAGCTGGCTCCCGCGGAACATCTACATTGTGGCCGGCGTCTTCATCGCCATCTCACTGCTGCAG ATATTTGGCATCTTCCTGGCGAGGACCCTGATCTCGGACATTGAGGCGGTGAAGGCAGGCCACCACTTTTGA